ttttcaactgtacagacaaggactaaaCTGTACTAAGTGGTGGAATATTACTGGATATACTGGAACATTAAGAGAGCCACTAAGAGAAACTATGCAtcattcataaaacaaaaagtttgaatatcaattaaattatgtataaaagGCTATGATAAAGGCATGACCTGTCTTTGTCAAAAGTCCAAACTATAGCACGAGACTTTAGAGCATGATATAAATTGCTTCAAAATCAATGTGTATTCAAATgtcataaataaataataaagtgcATTTAGGCAAGcctatgatctttttttttttgtcagttgctttccattttaataaataatattttacaaagcAACGCATTATTCATAACAGTTAACCAACAAGACAGCAAATAAGCTACAGTTACtttaggtaacattaaagtgaaaatatcgaaagtcacatcttaatcaagacaTGCAGGATgtgattcttgtaacactgctgactcaaattgtgtgcagttcatatttttcagacatttcatcatgcttttagattcagattttactaatccattcaattttactataacagaacactgtttaagcttGTGCTAGGGGCATGAGGTCAGTTTCACATTCCactacatctcatgaacagacacagtcaaaTCAAGACAGCtagtattttgcttggttgtgttgttatgcttccCAAGgatcatcttaaaaattatttgctATCACAAGAACAGTCTTTTAGTGCCATGTGATGGTTGTAAAAAGTCTACTCGTACTCGGATTCAGTGCTGTTAGATTTTCTGGTCGTTTTGGATcatgtttactaaaacagaaTTCCGTTTTAGCCGGTGCAAGGGGGGCGTAAGGTGTGTTTCACACGTCATTATCTCCCATAAACAGACTTGATGcaactgagtctgctatttatttgcttccaaaggatcttcttaaagtctattgcaaaatgttttcagcatcCTTTAAGTGTCGTTCAGAAGGCACTCAGTATCTTCCTAGGAATTTTGAATAGCattaagtttttgttttcttaacaattttggttttcaatCACTTATTATATCGTTCACATTCTTGACAGCTTTTTGCAATTTcgtaagtttaaatctaaagattacatAAACTCCATGGATATTTCatcttgttttttagtttttgttaagtgctgcttttcaacagtgaatattttattgataagcacataaatatctaaatacaatGCATGATTGTGTTTCTGAAATTCCagaacaaaatactttatttctaTGCTTATTTTCTCATGCAAATGAGTAAAATGACTGCATAGACACAATTCAAAGTCGCAAGCACTTGTCATAGGTTGgaaataatagaaattattttctcctgcaaataatttattttgcaaGGAAAAACTGTAAACACCGTTGCTAGTCATCACTAAGCAATTGATGGTGTTATCGTCTGTTATGCATGGTTTCTGGTCGTATCATTAAGCCTGGTACCAGTTCAATTAACGGTATATAAGCAAAATAAATCCGCGCCAATTTCTCTTTCTCAATTCAACACCGGAAATAAAACTGATCTTCTGAAAACTAGATTTTTACTTGCTGCCAGAAAAACCAAGTTCATTATGCCACGTAGCTGCGGTGTACGGAGGGGGACTCTTGGGCCAAGGCAACAAGGCACTGTCGGTCGAAATATCCATGCTAAGACGGGCGAATAATATACATCATGCTAACTTCAACCCTGATGATGCTGATATCGTCACTTACTAGTTGATTCATGCTGTCAGTCGGACTCGCCGTGGGGACAGGAGGGCCCGAGCGAGGACCTTGGAGGAGCGAGTAACAGCCTATTATGACCATTAAGAAACAGGTAATCTATTAGTTTAACGAAATATAGCTAAATTGAGGCGTCACATACAGagcatttattatttaatattatcgCTTCAAACTTTCAGCACTGCTTGATAATGATGATAGATTGAGTtctattccgttttttaaataaattgacataatgtaaagtaaaaataaatatatttatacaaaaatacctGTAAAAGTTCATACAGTGCGTtcgtaaataactattttgtttttaCCGTAAATACATAAAACAGCTGCGAGCACAGAATTTGGATTTTCAGCCAACATTTGTACTATGTCTTTTACATGCTCCTTTTATTTGAACACAGaatgcatataaaacataaaccatCCGTAATTACCTTTACAATGCCGTAGTATCCATTTTCCATTGTAGAAATACCCTGTTGAGTTTTTTAAAAACCACAGTTTTTTTCTGCTGTATTTTGTGCATGGTATAGTTCGCAAATCAAACGCTGCTTGCTGTTTACTTCTAGAAGTTGGTAAAATTGTAATACTTATTATCTTCCCAATGGTAAATAGTTCCCTAAAACGAAAATATTATGTTGAAATCGGGTTTTGAGCCTGTCGAACCAGACAGCAAATttctaatttttcttttttcgtttttgcAAATAATGTTAAGCCATCTCATGTCTTGAAGAAAAAGTATGCCAAAAAGATAAATATCCGTTCAGTTTTCTATATGACAtaagatatattttatcaataacacagcatgtcaaaatatttgaaaaatggagcGTGGTACTTTTCTACTTCACAAATCGCCTTGATACAATGTACGTTAAAAGCTGCTACGGCATTTTGAAATTACATACATGAAATCTGCTTATAGTTGTTTATATATCTCATTctatatttgtaataatattttattcaattttgtatttgattatCATTCAAGAATTATACAGGAGTTTTTTGAACAAATAAGGACTGTATCAATTTTGAACGTTCAGTTAATCGTTCATGATATATTAAGTTACGACAGTAGTTTGCGATGAATTTTCTCAATATCGGGgaacaaattattatttgtttacgAACCGTTCAGGAAACGATAATCGTGTGCAAAACCGAGAAGCATGTTTACAAATGAAAACTCGTATCCAGTTACGCATGCGCATCGTTAAACTAGAAACGCAAAACGAAAGTTCATTGCCCCTCTGCAGCGAGAAAATCTGATTTCATGTGCTCTTTCATAATTGATTTGTGGTGTGCGAGTTAAAAGTTTGAAGATAAGATCAAACTTCAATAAATTCTTGCCCAACTACAGTAATGTTTATGTGATTTGATGATCAAAGACATAGAACTTGATCCCATCCTTTAAACTTAGTAAtacaatataagatattttaGACAGTAATATTACAGTAACGTGCAAAGAATTCCGACACAAAAAATACCGTTACTGtagtgtttatatatttataaaaacataGCATATTGTCTTATTTTGCATTAAGGATGTAGGAGCAaattttttctaacgtaaagaattttttcatactctatgAGCTTGAAGGACATATGTTTCCAAcagaaacaaaagaagaaaaaacataggtccccgaattcattttaattttatagagcattttcttcacccactgctaaggcatttctgaaattttgtaaaattagaaaaatggtgggtctttatgaaacatataatatcccacttaatttTATATGGATTTCGggtgttacaggttaatatgaatacaaggtgatgccagtattatgtaagcataaatgtcactaacaattctctttcattttcacatattgacataaATTCTCCACAcactttattgtcaatggaaaaaaagtctttagatctacaaaaaaaatctgacgtcaagattttcaaagtattttgcaGCTTTCATGActcacaaaaatgcttcaaaatggaaagaaaaaacatTGGGATCACTGTGCATCTAAgatatttattaagaaaaaaaaaactgttaaaattggtgaattttgatattttttgtttatttgatgaaatgataTGGCTAAACATCTATGACATACAATTGTAATTCATCATATATCGGATAAATACTATCAATCATGTATTTAAACTCACAAtcaattacataattatgtactatAACTGATCAAGAGTTAATTTATATGAGATATTAGAAATTGCCGTCTACATACTATACGGGTGCCTGTCAAATCGTATCACTATATTATAACATAACAACTTAAGAATACATTATGTTTCCCAGCACGGTTTTGGCACAATAGAGATCTCTCCCACTTTTTGAAGATTAAAGTGTACGTAGTCATTGCTTTTGGATTCTTACTTAAAGTTTCTGTCTGTCCATAGCTTCAACACTGTTTGAATATTGCCTGCTCACTTGtgaaaataataattcaaaagtatatatatatataaagctaaGCGTATACAAACAGCTCAATGGAACGCCAGCGTCGGTATATGACTAGCATCTTGCCATCCAAGAAAGTACCTCAAACCACAACTTTATAAGATGGCGTATGATTCTTATGATGACCCTCGGAGCCCAACCGGTGCTTTTTAAAAGTGCCTCACAAATATATGAGATTTTTTCCTCGTTGAAATCACTAGTATGTATGAATACTGTTTTATAGTCTCTACATCTTAATCGCCGATGTTTGGTGGGGGACCTCCTTGGCTGAGTGATTAAgctcgctaacttcaaatcacccTCACCGATTtgcgttcgagcctcactcgtggcgttgagTCAATAATGTGAGTAGAGGAAGCCAACCAGTTCACGTATGGAATGTCGATGATGCTCACAAACTTCCGACCGTAATGCATTAATTCACGGAAGAGCACCTGGGTTTTTTAACCCAACAGcaacaaatacaaaattttatatatgaattcgtggatttttcTGAAGGGAACGCACTTTGACTTACAAGCATTGATGTGTATGTATACTTGCATATATTTTACTATCCAAAGCATTTGatctaaaacattatttaaaataaacaaattactgAAACGGAAACCATATATCTTTATTCcaatttcttatttaaaatctCTTCACTTTAAATACTAACCAAAACATTAATCTGTTAAGAAGACTTTCACAAAAATGTGCTGCATGATAATACAATATAGTCTACGCGAAGTTTCTTTCAGACGGATTGAGCTACACTCTCCTTTAATGACTTCATCTATTTAactatttgaaataaactttCTGGAATCTACATTTCACATGTTTGGTTTATTTTTACGAATGCTAGAGGCATTTTCGAACTATTAAAATACTTATTGAGTAAAATTCTGTTTCACAATTGAACATATTTCTCATTAAGTTAAAAGTATGgttaaagaaaatgtgttttaacagaCGTTTAAACGTATTAACCATTTGTATCTTTTCATTAATACAGCTGCTTAAAATTCGTAATAACGTTTCAATTTATTCAGTAATCAAATGTATGCAGAAAGATTGGTATTTTAGAAGAGTTCTATATCTACGTAAACGGGCACCcttaagctagaatcacactgccccggatgggTTGCAGAAAAGTTCCGGATTCCTATCCTGGAATGCTCCGGAtgtgaaaaaaaatggttttacaaGCAATACCTTTATTAACTTTATTAGAACCGAATAAAACCTAATATCTCGTAATTTTTACCATAGTGATTGTCTTCCGGACTGCGGCGATCTTTTCAGGACTGTTACGGATTTATTATGAATTCCTTACGGATATATTATCCATTGGTAAAATTTTGAGCAGGTTTAAAGCTTCGCAACCTTGCCGCTGAACGGATACATCGGATAACTTTCGAATGGAACTCATCCTTCTGTAAGCCTATCCGGGGCAGTCTGATTCTAGCTTTTTACTAGAATCACACTGTCCCAGATcggcttgcggatgagttccggatagCATCCGTAACGCATCCTTAGAACTCCTAActaatttgtaaaacatctggTGTAATTAAAAATCGGGGGCATCTGGGACAAGGGTGCGTAGTTTTGACCCTGCTAAAGATATAGCCACGGATAATAAATCCGTAATGAATCCGTAATAAATCCGTAATGGTTCTGAAAATATCGTAACAGATCTTAAAGGATCGAAACAGTCCGGAAGACAATCACTGTGGTAAAACAATACGAGCTATTATGGTCTTATTCCGGTTCTAATAAGGTTAAGTAAAGTTCTGGTACGATTGAAACAAATCTAACAATTTGAAAACCCCCTTTTTGTTACACATCCGGAGCTATCCGGGGATGGGAATCCAGAACTCATCCGCAAACCCATCCGGGGCAGTTTGATTCTAGCTTTacgtattttttatgtaaatccaTGAAACATTTGAAATTCATTTGTCCTTAAGCAAACACTATGACTTTTTACACTGTACGACCAACGCAGCATCAACTAAATATCATTGCTGGaaataataaattgcattttGACGAACCGACTAATCGGAGAACTTAACAAATTTGAAGGTTTATAGAAGTCGTGAAAGTAGTTACTTTTCAAACGTTTACCTGTTGGCTAAGTGAAGTTCACATTTGCTCAGATTTGTGACAAATCCAATCCAGTTGTGTTTGTAAAATGACAAATCAGAACAAGACAAGTTTTTGTAATGTGGTTTTACACAGAACCACGGCATCGTGTTATTccaataaaacaaattacacagGCTAGAATATCCGGTATCATCTCTCAATGTTAAATCGTCAGCACTACATTGCGTCGACTCAGAAATATTAAAGCGTGTAAATATTGCTCTTGCGTCTCTGAAATGCtacaaattgaaaataataaGAAGGAGAGTGTTGCAAAAAacgaacatatatttttttctttacgcCAGCACATTAAACACAACATAAATACATGCAATATTTCACACTGAACTTCACGGTGTCTAGTCATTCTAGATCAAGTAAGTACCACTTGGTTCATATTACTACGGGTGAAATATAGGCTATTAGTTTTACTGTATTCTTTATATCATAGGTcataaaaatcaaacatttttgatAGTTTCAATGTCGATTCAGTACATATTTTTTATAACACTAATATGCTGCTTGGGACGTTTTCGCTTACAGCAAATAATTATGGTAGGCAATTTATTTTGAAAGGTTACAGCATTATATTAACAAGTTAATATACCTGCATATACTTTCTTACCAAATCAGTACTGATATTAATGTTGGATTTGAAAAGCATcgttcttttaattatttttttaagaatttctaACCAGGATGATACCTTAATCCTACTTTaagatattcaaaataatttccccTGAAAAGATATTCTGTGGAGACTGAGGCTTACGATTATGCCCTACGATGAATGAAGTACAAACACGATATCTATAAAGTATTTCACGCAGCTTTAAACGATCCATGAAGGAAACAGTCTTTCAAcagtgtatttatttt
This is a stretch of genomic DNA from Mercenaria mercenaria strain notata chromosome 4, MADL_Memer_1, whole genome shotgun sequence. It encodes these proteins:
- the LOC128556332 gene encoding NXPE family member 3-like isoform X3, whose product is MNETFTPKRINDLPVFSQNIWSDESYRIKQELNKKFSLDDIMQTQCIDALLAADPEQSKIELNEDKLVYVGDTILFKVFLFDGYGKLKSVGGDHLRARLFNDSIKAYTNGHITDHKNGTYTVQVDALWSGAAHLEVELLFTREVIAAMLRLRRDWHFRDARAIFTRFNISESTQCSADDLTLRDDTGYSSLCNLFYWNNTMPWFCVKPHYKNLSCSDLSFYKHNWIGFVTNLSKCELHLANRELFTIGKIISITILPTSRSKQQAAFDLRTIPCTKYSRKKLWFLKNSTGYFYNGKWILRHCKGCYSLLQGPRSGPPVPTASPTDSMNQLVSDDISIIRVEVSMMYIIRPS